The DNA window tgaataaaaatgtaattataactATTgctgttttaactgtatttttgataaatgccAGCTGGGGCAGACTTtcgaaaacataaaaaaaattctttttactccaaaaaaaaaaaaaaaaagaagaaatataaattataaattttaatttaaattgaaattgaagAAATGCATTGTATGCCTACTTTGGCTAACAAATTGCAATTATGTGATTGGCCCTTTATTTTTACAAGCTTATAATATACCtcttattgttcacttttatgCTTGTCCGTAACAGGATTGTGGCAACTTCATTAGTATTCTGCAGTTTTTTAACTCTACACACCTTTATGCCTGTGGGACAAATGCATATAAACCACAAGCCCTCATCATAGTAAGTTCAGATACATAAATTGCACAGATCAATATATGGGAATTAAATGGATTGAGATTAAAGTCTCTGTTTTAGCCAGCAAGTTCTCTGAGAACTGGCAGAGACACAAAAGATGCCAAAAACTGCTGTCCCTCCAGCTCCACCCAGAGGAACACAGCCACTATTGTTGGTGAGAGGCCAGAAACAACTTTTGAAATGACCTCACTTAAACTAGTGCTCTCACACGCTTAATTCTGACCTCCCTAACAGACGAAGAGCTGTATACAGCAACAAAAGTCGGCTACTTTGGGGTGAAGGTCATTTCTCGCTGTCACAGCAGAGGAGCGCGCAATAACTTGGAGCTTCAGAATGTACCAAAATTGCTACAGGGTTTGTATATTTTTGCCTCAGAAGTAACGCTGCCATAATGCTAACATATGCAAAGTTTGATGTTGATGGCCTATTATAGTACTTAATTCATAAAAGGCTCATAAATAAGTCGCTACTGCAACCTTGAGTGAATTttcacagtttgtttttgtcttagAACCTGAATTCGTAAGTTCAACACATATCGCCAGTGAAGGAAAGATCCTGCTGTTTTTTACTGAGGTTGGGGACTTGACCGGAGACTCGTTTCTGAACTCTTTTACTGTGTCTCGTGTGGCACAGGTCTGCACGGTGAGGATAAGTAACCTAACCAAAACAGAGCAAATGTTATACATTATGATTGCTTTTAGACAgcaatgtatttaaattcatatcaaccataaatatagcaaaaagaAGAACATATATTGTTAAAGACACTCAAGAATCTCAATTAAGACCACACCGAAATGATCAGGAGTGTACAAAATTCGAGATATATCAGCTATATAAAATccaaaaaatcttttaaattttttgtactGTTCTTGCAAAAGGCATTTtgattatatacataatattttttactgtcaTCTGGGTCAAAAAATACCTCAACAGACACAGCTctactactttttttaatgaaatcatttttataccAGAATGACAACGGAGGAAGCCTTACCTTACAGAAGCGCTGGACATCCTTTGCTAAGTCTCAGCTGGTCTGCCAACAAGGGGATGAGCTCCAGTTCAACAAGCTGCAGGATATTGTCAAGATGTCCCCAGCGGATGACGAGTCTCCTGACAACACCCTTTTCTACGGAGTCTTTACATCACAGTGGTtgtgattatttaaatcaaacacgCAATCATGACATATTCTCACTGTTCTGAAAGCTCATGTGACATCTGTGTAATCCTTTactttccatctctctctctctctcttttaggGCAGCGTCATCTAGCCTGTCGGCAGTCTGTGCTTTTAGTCTAACAGATATTAAAGCAGCTTTTTCAGGCGATTACAAGACATTCGATTTGAATGTAAACCACTGGAATCATCAACCAAATGTAGACGGTAAACTTGGCAAGGTAACACAGAATAAGAGAGCCAGtggtatacagtatatatgtaacattttcagttatttacaatatattaaaatattacatttctataaaattcttaaaataatattaatcttatttttgcaatttcatTTGATGCCACAGATTAGACACCGTAAAAGTCAACATCGGGAACCCACATATTgtatttcttaaattaaaaaaaataaaatcagtgctAAAGCAAACAGAGCAATGATTGCAAAGTGGCACAGTGTTTAAATTTCTCATGAAATCCTCTGCCAGTGATTTAATTATAGTAACAAATTAAACTGGGACCCgagaatatattttaacattcagACAGTGATGCGCAGCAGCTTTAACCGCTGTGTAATCAGATGTGTGTCGTATCTTCACAGTGTGGATTATTCAATGACAACGACCGTGTgttaaacattgtaaaaaagaGCTTCCTGACTGAAAAAGTTGTGCGTCCCGTGGACAAGAAACTGATTTTCTCCTCAACAGAAGAGCGGTATAGCCGTTTAGCTGTTCAGAGAACTCAAGCTGCAAATGGACACAGCTACACCATCCTTTACCTGCTCACCGGTACACACATAATTAATACAGACAGtcagaaataaagatataaaagctgtcactggggctgTACCTTTTAAAAGGGTAtgtgtttgtacctaaagggtccattttggtaccatAAAGGTACAGATttgtacttaaagtgtacatatttgaacctatgAAAGGTACACAGTGACAGCTTTTCTACCTTTATTCATGGATTTAGTTTATcgtgtttatttgtgtatggTCTGATGTCCTCTTCTGTTTTCTTCAGAATCTGGTTTTCTTCATAAAGTCGTCCTGCTGGCTAAAGGTCCTCATGTCATCGAAGAAATTCAGATATTTAAGCAACCGCATACTGTGAAAAACATCCTTCTTTCCACcagcaaggtttttttttgtctcatataTTATTGTAATCACTTCCATAATAAACAGAGTCAGAATTGATTAGATGTATAATGTGATCAGGTTTTATGTAACAGTCTTTGTAAATTATAGGGTGTGTTGTTCATCGGCTCTTCTGAGGGTGTCTTCAGAGTGCCTGTATCCAACTGCTCAGCTTATCCAAACTGTGCAGAGTGTGTGTTGGCCCGTGACCCGTTCTGTGGATGGGACTCAGAGACCAGAGCCTGTGCTACTGTGTCCAGAATGGGTTCTAACCTgtaagtttttttcttctggacCAATGTCAGAATTTTAAGCTAAGATCTTGGGCAGTCATAAATAGTCCATAAACCACCCACTTAAGTAGCAACGGTCCAACTGAtccagtgttatttttgtattatttttaataatttgaaatagattttattttaatattttcaattttcgttttaaattaagctttagtgtttagattttttggaattaattatgtttttatttaagcttatttgttttcattattttttaattcagttttagtgcttattttattttagttagttgccagggcaacatttctgtttttcagtttattttgaattaacattaaacacaaatgtaatagttagattttagatatttaatcattttagccTTAGCAATAACCACAGTGGACTGACTGAGATGAAAACTGGCACTTTTTGGGGGGTGCTTTGATGTGAAATGGCATATATCTCACTGCAATTCATATCTTTTTGTGTCTCAAACACAGACGGCAGGATGTGGAAAGCGGAAATGTCAATGCGCAATGCACAGAGTTCAAACATACTGCTGCTACAGGTGAACACATTTCTGAGTGTTCTTTGCAACT is part of the Puntigrus tetrazona isolate hp1 chromosome 16, ASM1883169v1, whole genome shotgun sequence genome and encodes:
- the LOC122360562 gene encoding semaphorin-4A isoform X1, whose product is MAGLCRIWIFKVLVLGLIDSSHASLRPRVSFSQGSSERLLGLYHSSSVKNSSTLLLSADADTLFVGARDALLSLDVSQPDSITLKDKLEWAASPQNIKTCTVASKTDCGNFISILQFFNSTHLYACGTNAYKPQALIIPASSLRTGRDTKDAKNCCPSSSTQRNTATIVDEELYTATKVGYFGVKVISRCHSRGARNNLELQNVPKLLQEPEFVSSTHIASEGKILLFFTEVGDLTGDSFLNSFTVSRVAQVCTNDNGGSLTLQKRWTSFAKSQLVCQQGDELQFNKLQDIVKMSPADDESPDNTLFYGVFTSQWLAASSSLSAVCAFSLTDIKAAFSGDYKTFDLNVNHWNHQPNVDGKLGKCGLFNDNDRVLNIVKKSFLTEKVVRPVDKKLIFSSTEERYSRLAVQRTQAANGHSYTILYLLTESGFLHKVVLLAKGPHVIEEIQIFKQPHTVKNILLSTSKGVLFIGSSEGVFRVPVSNCSAYPNCAECVLARDPFCGWDSETRACATVSRMGSNLRQDVESGNVNAQCTEFKHTAATVTRIARLNEIVVLPCRSRSRLADVTWRFSDNRVVPQLMYMQRADDSLVFTVTPETLKTYLCVSEELGFKQTIAAFAVTLPVFPRSFPPPSDRQPDVTLNSDEDPKTEPISDYYTAFEFDESEPTKEERTDAFMTPDRTNEKKARTNPQSTININTAGKDIVCVAQKSYYNEMVAFCLLFVFCLFVFIAFVVLWRRSMRCNKTTPQKQPKDAESDNIWQTELDEQKS
- the LOC122360562 gene encoding semaphorin-4A isoform X2; protein product: MAGLCRIWIFKVLVLGLIDSSHASLRPRVSFSQGSSERLLGLYHSSSVKNSSTLLLSADADTLFVGARDALLSLDVSQPDSITLKDKLEWAASPQNIKTCTVASKTDCGNFISILQFFNSTHLYACGTNAYKPQALIIPASSLRTGRDTKDAKNCCPSSSTQRNTATIVDEELYTATKVGYFGVKVISRCHSRGARNNLELQNVPKLLQEPEFVSSTHIASEGKILLFFTEVGDLTGDSFLNSFTVSRVAQVCTNDNGGSLTLQKRWTSFAKSQLVCQQGDELQFNKLQDIVKMSPADDESPDNTLFYGVFTSQWAASSSLSAVCAFSLTDIKAAFSGDYKTFDLNVNHWNHQPNVDGKLGKCGLFNDNDRVLNIVKKSFLTEKVVRPVDKKLIFSSTEERYSRLAVQRTQAANGHSYTILYLLTESGFLHKVVLLAKGPHVIEEIQIFKQPHTVKNILLSTSKGVLFIGSSEGVFRVPVSNCSAYPNCAECVLARDPFCGWDSETRACATVSRMGSNLRQDVESGNVNAQCTEFKHTAATVTRIARLNEIVVLPCRSRSRLADVTWRFSDNRVVPQLMYMQRADDSLVFTVTPETLKTYLCVSEELGFKQTIAAFAVTLPVFPRSFPPPSDRQPDVTLNSDEDPKTEPISDYYTAFEFDESEPTKEERTDAFMTPDRTNEKKARTNPQSTININTAGKDIVCVAQKSYYNEMVAFCLLFVFCLFVFIAFVVLWRRSMRCNKTTPQKQPKDAESDNIWQTELDEQKS